Below is a window of Cryobacterium sp. PAMC25264 DNA.
GACTTCGTCGACTGGGAAGGCCAGTTCCGTACCCCGCTGCAGGGCTTCCAGTCCACCCCGCGTCCACTCGACGGCGTGCCGCCATTCGTCTGGCACGGCAGCATCCGCAGCCCCGAGATCGCCGAGCAGGCCGCGTATTACGGCGACGGCTTCTTCTCCAACCACATCTTCTGGCCCGCCTCGCACACCGCCAAGATGGTCAAGTACTACCGCAACCGCTTCGAGCACTACGGTCATGGCACCGCCGCGCAGGCGATCGTCGGACTTGGCGGCCAGGTGTTCATGAGCAAGAACTCGCAGGACGCCAAGAGTGAGTTCCGGCCGTACTTCGACAACGCGCCGGTCTACGGCAACGGTCCGAGCATGGAGGACTTCACCTCGCAGACGCCGCTCACCGTCGGCAGCCCGCAGGAAGTCATCGACCGCACCCTCGGTTTCCGTGACTATGTCGGCGACTACCAGCGCCAGCTCTGGCTGATGGACCACGCCGGACTGCCATTGAAGACGGTTCTCGAGCAGCTCGACATCCTCGGCGAGGAGGTCGTACCCGTGCTTCGCAAGGAATTCGCGAAGAACCGCCCGGCCGACGTGCCGGATGGGCCCACCCACGAGTCCCTGGTGATCGCCGCCGAAGCCGCGCAGGCGCCGACCGTGGTCGCATCCGCTCACCGTGACGACCTTGACACGGCCGCCGCGATCGCACCGCACCGCCGCGCGTCTGGAGCCGCGTTCGGCCTGGCCGGCGCCGGCAAGACCGGAGCGTAGGAATGACCGAGCGCACCCTGGCGGTCGTCTCCGCCGGGCTCAGCCAGCCCTCGTCCACCCGTCTGCTCGCCGACAAGCTCGCCACGGCCACCGTGGCGCGCTTGGCCGACGAGGGTGTCACCACCACGGTCGTGACCTATGAACTGCGTGACTACGCGCAAGACATCATGAACAACATGCTCACCGGGTTCGCCAACCCGCGGCTGGAAGAGATGATCGAGGCTGTCACCTCGGCCGACGGCCTGATCGCCGTCACCCCGATCTTCACCACCAGCTACAGCGGACTGTTCAAGACCTTCTTCGACGTGATCGACAACCGTAGTCTCACCGACCAGCCGGTACTGATCGGCGCGACGGCGGGAACGCCGCGGCACTCACTGGCCCTGGACTACGCGCTGCGGCCGATGTTCACCTACCTGCACGCCGTGGTGGTGCCCACGTCGGTGTTCGCCGCGTCGGAGGACTGGGGCACCGGCGACGGCGGCCGGATCGACAGCCGGGTGCAGACCCTGCCGGCACGCATCGAGCGAGCCGCGGGTGAGCTGGCATCCCTGGTCACCCGTTCCGACCGGTCCGCCCGCATCCGCGACCCCTTCGAGCTCCCCGCCGGCTTCAACCCCGCCGGCCTGTTCCCGCCCCGTTAGCCCCGCTAGCCCCTCCCACCCCCCGAACCCACCCCGCGAACTGTGAGTTAAGCCCCAGGAAACCCGAGTTTTCGGTGCTTTGCTCACAGTTCGCGGAATGCGGCGGGGGACTTTTGGCACTTCTGGGAGCGACCGCGCGGGCGGAAGACTGAAACGCGGTGCGCCGGAGAGGGTGCTTCCTGAGAGACGGAAGCCGTGACAACCGCGCAGACAGGTCGTCACATGGTCCCCGTTCTCGACGACACCGCCTTTCCGGATGTCCGCTTCGCAGCCGCCGAGGCCCGCACCGCCTTCCCGGATGCCCGCGCCGCGTTCTTCGCGGCCGGTTCCGCCCTCGATGACCCCGCCGTCCCCGACATCGACCTCAGCGTGCGCATCGGCACCCTCACACTGCACAACCCGGTGATGCCGGCGTCCGGTTGTTTCGGCCCGGAACTGGGTGCACTGATCCCCGTCACCGAACTCGGAGCGACCGTCACCAAGACCGTGTTCGGCTCCGCGCGCGGCGGCAACCCGGTGCACCGGCTCACCGAGATACCCGCGGGCATGGTGAACAGCGTGGGCATCCCCAGCCGGGGTCCGGCCGGCTACCTGGCCGAGCTGCACCCGCGCTACGCCGCCCTGGGCGTGCCCACGATCATCAGCGTCGGCGGGCACCGGCCGGGTGAATACGCCCCCGTCGTCGAGGCGTTGCGTGAGCACGGCAGCGCGTTCGAACTCAATGTGTCCTGCCCCAACCTCGACCGGGACGGCACCGACATCGGCTCCGACCCCGCGGCCATCCGCGTCGTGGTCGCAGCCGTGCGGCGGGTCACCGACAAACCCGTCATCGTGAAGCTGCCGGTGCTGGTCGCCTCCATCGCCGACTGTGCGCGAGCCGCCGAGGAGGCCGGTGCCGACGCCGTCTGCGTGGCCAATTCGATCCCTGCGATGCCGTTGGATGCGGGCACCCGCCGGCCGATTCTCGGCAACGTGATCGGCGGCCTGTCCGGACCGTCGATCAGACCGATCGTGCTGCGGCTGGTCTGGCTCGCCTCCCGCGCCGTGCAGATCCCGGTGATCGCCTGCGGCGGAGTCGGTTCCGTCGACGACGCGCTGGACTACGTCGCTGTGGGGGCGAGCGCCGTGCAGGTGGGCACCGCGAGTTTTGCGCGGCCGTTCGCCGCGGTGGAGATTGCCAGGGGGCTGCGGCACCGGTGCCTCGACGCCGGGGTTGGCAGCATCCGTGAGCTGCTCGAGCTGGAGTCCGCACTGTGAACCCGAACCCGTTCTCGGAACGCAACCCGTCGTTGGCTGAGCTTGTCCAGCGCCGTACTGAGCTTGTCGAGCGCCGTACTGAGTTTGTCGAAGTGACCTCGCGAGATATCTCACCAGGTCTCGACAAGCTCGACCAACGTGAGGGGCTCGACCAGCGTGGGCGGCTCGACCGGCGGGAGGGGCTCGACCGGCGTGGGGGGCTCGACGAGCGGGAGGGGCTCGACCAGCGGAGAGAGGCTGACGCCGCCCGGCGCGCGGCCGCCGCGCGTCAGCGCGCGTTTGCCGAGGCGGATGCGGCGGCGCTCGACGGACTCATCTCGGTACGCCCGCGTTCGTCCGTGCCACGTCCGCAACCGGTCTGGGACGACGCCGAGGTGCTCGTGCACGAGCCGGCGGGGAAGCGCTACCGGCGCTTGGTCCTGGCCAGCGACACCATCGCGCGGACGGCCCAGGCCGGCCAGTTCCTCATGATCACAGTGCCGCCCAGCGACGGCGACACCATCCTGCTGCCCCGGCCCATGGCCATCCACCGGCGGCGTCCGGCGACGCCGGCGCGCCCCGCCACCGCGCACCAGCCGGCGACCGCGGCGATGCCCGGCACGATCGAGCTGATCTACGGCGTCGTCGGCCGGGGCACCCGCGCCCTGGCCGCCGTCCCGGTCGGCGTCAGCCTGCAGGTCACCGGCCCGCTCGGGCGCGGGTTCGAGTTCCCGCCAGGCACCCGCACGGCCCTGCTGATCGGCCGCGGCGTCGGCATCTGCGGCGTGATGGGCGCCGCAGAGGACGCCGTTGCGGCGGGCATCCGCACCACCATGGTGCTCAGCGGCCAACGCCCCGACCAACTGCTCGGCCGAACCGACTGCGCCGAACTCGGCGTGCGGATGATGGAGGCCACCGATGACGACGGCTCGAGCGATCTGACTCAACTGGGGAGCCGGTTGCGCGCCGAATACGACGGCGCCACGCCCGAGACGACCCCACCAGACGTGGTCATGGTCTGCGGCGCCGGCGTGCTCGCCCGTCTCGCCGCCGAACTCGGCGCGCACTGGGGCGCGCCCGTGCAGGCCTCGCTCGAGGCGCATATGGCGTGCGGCCTCGGCTACTGCCACGGCTGCGCCGCCCCGGTGCGCACCGACCCGAGTGTGGAAGGTCCTCTGGTGTGCGCCGACGGACCGGTCTTCGACGCCCGGATCCTTATCGATTAACCCCTGTTCTGCTAGGCTTGGTCAGGTAGTTCTTCGGATCTACCCGCTTTACCCGGAGCAGACCGGCAGGACGCTGGTCCTCGGTGGTGGTTTCCCAACGCGACAGTGTTCATGAGCGGCAGTGTTCATGAACACAGTGCCAGACACACGACGTTGGTGAATTTCTACTGGTGGCCAGCAACGTCGGCGCCAACACATGTTCGGCAGCCATGTTCTGCCTGTTCCTGCTCCGATGTCCCACTCGCGCGCCACACGGGCAAACGAGTCTAAACAAAGGAGAGAACCCCCATATGGAGGGTCCAGAAATCACGTTCGCCGAGACCGTTATCGACAACGGCAAGTACGGCAAGCGCACCATCCGTTTCGAAACCGGGCGTCTCGCCCAGCAGGCGCAGGGCTCTGCCGCCGCCTACATTGACGAAGAGACCATGCTTCTCTCCGCCACGAGCGCCAGCAAGCAGCCGAAGGACAACTTCGACTTCTTCCCGCTGACCATCGATGTCGAAGAGCGCATGTACGCCGCTGGCCGCATCCCGGGCAGCTTCTTCCGCCGCGAAGGTCGCCCGTCGACCGAGGCGATCCTCACCTGCCGTCTGATCGACCGGCCGCTCCGCCCGTCGTTCGTCGACGGCCTGCGCAACGAGATCCAGGTTGTCGTGACCGTTCTGGCCATCGCGCCCGACGAGTACTACGACGTGCTGGCCATCAACGCCGCGTCCATGTCGACCCAGATCGCCGGCCTGCCGTTCTCCGGCCCGATCGGTGGCGTCCGCGTCGCCCTCATCCCCGACACCAACGGCTCCGGCCAGTGGGTCGCTTTCCCGAAGCACTCGCAGGTCGAAGAGGCCGTGTTCAGCATGGTTGTCGCCGGCCGCGTTGTCACGGATGCCGATGGCAGCGAAGACGTCGCGATCATGATGATCGAGGCCGAAGCAACCGACAACGCCTGGACGTTGATCCAGGGCGGCGCCATCAAGCCGAACGAAGAGGTCATCGCCGAGGGTATCGAGGCGTCCAAGCCGTTCATCAAGCAGCTCATCGTCGCCCAGCAGCAGGTTGCCTCCGCGGCATCCAAGCCCACCGGCAACTACCCGCTGTTCCCGCCGTACACCACCGAGGTCTACGACGCTGTCGCAGCCCTGGCGTACGACGGCCTCAAGGACGTCTACGTCATCGCCGACAAGATCGCGCGTCAGGATGCCGACGACGTGCTCAAGGCATCCGTCAAGACCGCCATCGCGGCCAAGGTCGAAGCCGGCGAATTGCCCGCAACGGCCAACAACCAGGTCGGCGCGGCGTACAAGTCCGTCACCAAGCTCGTCGTACGCTCGCGCGTGCTCAACGAGGGCGTTCGTATGGACGGACGCGGCCTGGCCGACATCCGCCCGCTCGACGCCGAGGTCGCGGTCATCCCGCGCGTGCACGGTTCCGCTATCTTCCAGCGCGGCGAGACCCAGATCCTGGGTGTCACCACGCTGAACATGCTCAAGCTCGAGCAGACCATCGACTCCCTGAGCCCGGTCACCAAGAAGCGTTACATGCACAACTACAACTTCCCGCCCTACTCCACCGGTGAGACCGGTCGGGTCGGAACGCCCAAGCGTCGCGAGATCGGCCACGGAGCGCTCGCTGAGCGTGCCCTGGTTCCCGTGCTGCCCACGCGTGAGGAATTCCCGTACGCCATCCGTCAGGTCTCCGAGGCGCTCAGCTCCAACGGTTCCACCTCGATGGGTTCCGTCTGCGCCTCCACCCTGTCGATGCTGAACGCCGGAGTGCCGCTGCGCGCCCCGGTCGCCGGCATCGCCATGGGCCTCATCTCCGACACCGTCGACGGCCAGACCCGCTACGCGGCCCTGACCGACATCCTCGGTGCCGAAGACGCCCTCGGCGACATGGACTTCAAGGTCGCAGGCACGAGCGAATTCGTCACCGCGATCCAGCTCGACACCAAGCTCGACGGCATTCCCGCGTCGGTCCTGGCCGGCGCGCTGACGCAGGCGAAGGATGCCCGTACGACGATCCTCGCCGTGCTGAACGCGGCGATCGACAAGCCCGACGAGATGGCACCGACCGCGCCCCGCGTGATCAGCGTGCAGATCCCCGTCGACAAGATCGGTGAGCTCATCGGCCCGAAGGGCAAGATGATCAACTCGATCCAGGACGAGACCGGCGCCGACATCTCGATCGAGGAAGACGGCACCGTGTACATCGGCGCTGTCGATGGTCCCTCGGCTGAGGCCGCGCGCATCATGGTCAACTCCGTCGCGAACCCCACCAACCCCGAGGTTGGCGAGCAGTTCCTCGGAACTGTCGTGAAGATCGCCGCTTTCGGCGCCTTCGTCTCGCTCCTCCCGGGCAAGGACGGCCTGCTGCACATCTCTGAGGTGCGTAAGCTCGCCGGCGGCAAGCGCGTGGAGAACGTCGAAGACGTCCTCGGCGTGGGCCAGAAGGTCCTCGTTGAGATCACCAAGATTGACGACCGTGGCAAGCTTTCGCTCGCCCCGGTCCTCGCCGATGAGGCCGACACGCACGGTCGCGACGCCGCATCCGAGGGACCCGAAGCTCCGGCCGAAGGTTAGTCACTAGTTCTGCCGGTCACCTCTCGCCAGGTGTGCCGGTCAGACGGAAGGCCCGTCCTGCTTCGGCAGGGCGGGCCTTTTCGCGTCAGTCCTGGGCGTCCGCCGGCAGCGTGTGCCGTCGGCATCCGTCGTCAGGCCGGCTTGGGGTGGATGCCGCGCTCGAGCAGCGGCGTGACCCGGTACGGGATGAGCTCGCCCATCGCCAGGGACGTCTCAGTGCGTTCGACACCGTCGCAGGCGAGGATGGTGCGGTCGATCCGGAACAGGTCCTCGGCGTCGGCGCAGGCCACCCGCACGAGCAGGTCGGCTGCTCCGCTCATTCCGTGCGCCTGCACGATCTCGGGAATCAGGACCAGCTCGGCGATGATCTCCGCGGCCCGCTTCTGCGCGATATACACCTCGATGAACGCCGTCAGCGGGTAGCCGAGCACGGCGGGGCTGATCCGCCGGTCGAATGCGAGGAACACCTTCGATTCCTCGAGCCGGGACATCCGGGCCTGCACGGTATTGCGGGAAAGCCCGAGCGTATGGGCCAGGCCCACATAGGTGCTGTCGGGCTTCGCGCAGAGGGCTGTGAGCAGCTCGAGGTCGACTCTGTCCAGATGGTGCATACTGCCAGACCGTACCATGCGGGTTACCCCCTGAACAGGGCACATTGCGCACCGTGACCGAATCGAGCCGAGCGCTGCGCACAGCCGGGCCGCACCGGGCTCGCGATCATCGCCTGCGGGTTGACCGGGCCAGCACGGAGCGGAAGAGTGGGCGCATGGCTGACACCCGAGAGACCCTGACGCCCGCCCACACCCACACGGTGCTCGCCGGGGGAGACTTCATCCATCTGGAGGGCGCCCTCTACGCGACGTACCGCACAGCGGACTTCGCGGCCGCTGTGCGCCTGGTCGACGCTGTGGCCGCCGACGCCGAGGCGTTGAACCACCACCCCGACGTCACTCTGGCGTGGGGATCGGTGGAGTTCCAGCTCAGCTCCCACGACGTGGCCGGGGTCACCGAGCGGGACCTGCGGCTCGCGCTGCGCATCCAGGAACTCGCCGGGGAGCAGGAGGCCCGCGCCACCCACCTGTTGCCGACCCGCATCGACGTCGCCATCGACTGCGCCGACGCGGATGCCGTGCGCCCGTTCTGGCGGGTGGGGCTGGGCTACGTGGAGTCGGGCCAGTCCGGCGAGACCGAACTGACCGACCCGCGCGGTTTGGGCCCCAGGGTTTGGTTCCAGCACATGGAGCTATCGAGGGTGGAACGCAACCGCATCCACCTGGATGTCTACGTGCCGGTCGCCGACTGCGAGGAGCGCGTGCGGGACATCATCGCTGTCGGAGGAGTGCTGCTCACCGACGAACACGCGCCGGACTGGTGGGTGCTGGCCGACCCGGAGGGCAACGAGCTCTGCGTGTGCAGCTGGGACGCCTGAACTCTCAGGCCGCGGTGCGGGCCAGGGACTGCTCGATCGCCGCGACGAGCTGGGCGGATTCCGGTTCGACCGTTGACGCGAACCTGTCCACGATCACGCCGTCCGAGTTCACCAGGAACTTCTCGAAGTTCCACTTGATCAGGCCGGGCAACACGCCCTTCTTGAACTTCGTCAGCTCCGCATAGAGCGGATGCTGGTGCTTGCCGCGCACGTCCACCTTGGCAGTGAGCGGGAAGGTGACGCCGAAGTTGAGCTCGCAGAACTGTTGGATGTCCTCTTCCGTGCCGGGTTCCTCGCCCAGGAACTGGTTGCACGGTAGGCCGAGCACCACCAGGCCGCTGTCGGCGTAACGCTTGTAGAGCGCCTCCAACCCCGCGTACTGGGGCGTGAAACCGCATTTGGAGGCCACGTTGACCACGAGCACGGTCTTGCCGGCGAAGCTGCCGAAGGTGGTGGGTGTGCCGTCGATGAGTGTGAGCGGGATGTCGTAGAGCGGGGAGTCGGACATGGGCAACAGATTACTCCCGGCACCTCCGAACGGGCCGGGCCCAGGGAGATTTCCGGCCGATCGGGGGTAATCCCGAACGTTTCGGTAACGCTTGCCGCGCGCCCCAGCGGAAATCCAGGATCGGGTTATTCTCGGCTGTACAGGGGTCGGCGCGCCACGTGCGCCGCCCGTTCGAGGGTGGTGACGGCATGAGTGGCAGTGCGGGGACAGGCAGCGTTCGGATGGCTCGCGCCGCCGATGGATCTCGCCCTGAGACCGCCGATGCTCTCGACCGGACGGCCGCGGCGCTGGAAGCCCTGATCCTGCAGACCCGTCCGGTGCAGGTGCAGCACACCGGGCCCGTCCACCTGCCCACGCACTCGTCCGGCACCGCTCCCGCTGTGCGGCGCACCATCGGCGACACCGATCTGCGAGTGCACCCGCTCGCGCTGGGCTGCAGCGTGTTCGGCTGGACCACCGACGGCGACACCGCCATGGCCATCCTGGACCGGCACTTCGAACTCGGCGGCAACTTCCTCGACACGGCGGACAGCTACGCCGCCGGCCGCAGCGAGGTACTGATCGGCTCCTGGATGCGCACCCGCGGAGTGCGGGACGACATCGTCATCTCCACCAAGATCGGCCGCAACCGGGACAACCCCGGACTGTCTCCGCGCAGCATCGTCGGCGCCGTGCACGCGTCACTCGAGCGGCTGGGAACCGACCGGATCGACCTCCTGCACTTCCACTACGACGACCTTGACGTTCCTCTCGAGGAGAGCCTCGCCGCCATGGAGACCCTGATCAGGGCGGGCACCGTGCGCTACATCGCCGCATCGAACTTCACCGCGGAGCGACTGATGGAGGCCCGGGTGCTCGCCGCGAACGGGCTGCCCCGGTTCGCCGCCGTCGAGACC
It encodes the following:
- a CDS encoding LLM class flavin-dependent oxidoreductase, which encodes MQFGIFTVGDLTTDPTTGQTPTEHERIKAMLTIAQKAEEVGLDVFAAGEHHNPPFVPSSPTTMLGYIAAKTERIILSTATTLITTSDPVKIAEDFAMLQHIADGRVDLTLGRGNTGPVYPWFGQDIRQGIPLALENYALLRRLWREDFVDWEGQFRTPLQGFQSTPRPLDGVPPFVWHGSIRSPEIAEQAAYYGDGFFSNHIFWPASHTAKMVKYYRNRFEHYGHGTAAQAIVGLGGQVFMSKNSQDAKSEFRPYFDNAPVYGNGPSMEDFTSQTPLTVGSPQEVIDRTLGFRDYVGDYQRQLWLMDHAGLPLKTVLEQLDILGEEVVPVLRKEFAKNRPADVPDGPTHESLVIAAEAAQAPTVVASAHRDDLDTAAAIAPHRRASGAAFGLAGAGKTGA
- a CDS encoding FMN reductase; its protein translation is MTERTLAVVSAGLSQPSSTRLLADKLATATVARLADEGVTTTVVTYELRDYAQDIMNNMLTGFANPRLEEMIEAVTSADGLIAVTPIFTTSYSGLFKTFFDVIDNRSLTDQPVLIGATAGTPRHSLALDYALRPMFTYLHAVVVPTSVFAASEDWGTGDGGRIDSRVQTLPARIERAAGELASLVTRSDRSARIRDPFELPAGFNPAGLFPPR
- a CDS encoding dihydroorotate dehydrogenase; translation: MVPVLDDTAFPDVRFAAAEARTAFPDARAAFFAAGSALDDPAVPDIDLSVRIGTLTLHNPVMPASGCFGPELGALIPVTELGATVTKTVFGSARGGNPVHRLTEIPAGMVNSVGIPSRGPAGYLAELHPRYAALGVPTIISVGGHRPGEYAPVVEALREHGSAFELNVSCPNLDRDGTDIGSDPAAIRVVVAAVRRVTDKPVIVKLPVLVASIADCARAAEEAGADAVCVANSIPAMPLDAGTRRPILGNVIGGLSGPSIRPIVLRLVWLASRAVQIPVIACGGVGSVDDALDYVAVGASAVQVGTASFARPFAAVEIARGLRHRCLDAGVGSIRELLELESAL
- a CDS encoding polyribonucleotide nucleotidyltransferase; the encoded protein is MEGPEITFAETVIDNGKYGKRTIRFETGRLAQQAQGSAAAYIDEETMLLSATSASKQPKDNFDFFPLTIDVEERMYAAGRIPGSFFRREGRPSTEAILTCRLIDRPLRPSFVDGLRNEIQVVVTVLAIAPDEYYDVLAINAASMSTQIAGLPFSGPIGGVRVALIPDTNGSGQWVAFPKHSQVEEAVFSMVVAGRVVTDADGSEDVAIMMIEAEATDNAWTLIQGGAIKPNEEVIAEGIEASKPFIKQLIVAQQQVASAASKPTGNYPLFPPYTTEVYDAVAALAYDGLKDVYVIADKIARQDADDVLKASVKTAIAAKVEAGELPATANNQVGAAYKSVTKLVVRSRVLNEGVRMDGRGLADIRPLDAEVAVIPRVHGSAIFQRGETQILGVTTLNMLKLEQTIDSLSPVTKKRYMHNYNFPPYSTGETGRVGTPKRREIGHGALAERALVPVLPTREEFPYAIRQVSEALSSNGSTSMGSVCASTLSMLNAGVPLRAPVAGIAMGLISDTVDGQTRYAALTDILGAEDALGDMDFKVAGTSEFVTAIQLDTKLDGIPASVLAGALTQAKDARTTILAVLNAAIDKPDEMAPTAPRVISVQIPVDKIGELIGPKGKMINSIQDETGADISIEEDGTVYIGAVDGPSAEAARIMVNSVANPTNPEVGEQFLGTVVKIAAFGAFVSLLPGKDGLLHISEVRKLAGGKRVENVEDVLGVGQKVLVEITKIDDRGKLSLAPVLADEADTHGRDAASEGPEAPAEG
- a CDS encoding Lrp/AsnC family transcriptional regulator; this translates as MHHLDRVDLELLTALCAKPDSTYVGLAHTLGLSRNTVQARMSRLEESKVFLAFDRRISPAVLGYPLTAFIEVYIAQKRAAEIIAELVLIPEIVQAHGMSGAADLLVRVACADAEDLFRIDRTILACDGVERTETSLAMGELIPYRVTPLLERGIHPKPA
- a CDS encoding VOC family protein; the protein is MADTRETLTPAHTHTVLAGGDFIHLEGALYATYRTADFAAAVRLVDAVAADAEALNHHPDVTLAWGSVEFQLSSHDVAGVTERDLRLALRIQELAGEQEARATHLLPTRIDVAIDCADADAVRPFWRVGLGYVESGQSGETELTDPRGLGPRVWFQHMELSRVERNRIHLDVYVPVADCEERVRDIIAVGGVLLTDEHAPDWWVLADPEGNELCVCSWDA
- a CDS encoding glutathione peroxidase — translated: MSDSPLYDIPLTLIDGTPTTFGSFAGKTVLVVNVASKCGFTPQYAGLEALYKRYADSGLVVLGLPCNQFLGEEPGTEEDIQQFCELNFGVTFPLTAKVDVRGKHQHPLYAELTKFKKGVLPGLIKWNFEKFLVNSDGVIVDRFASTVEPESAQLVAAIEQSLARTAA
- a CDS encoding aldo/keto reductase, producing the protein MARAADGSRPETADALDRTAAALEALILQTRPVQVQHTGPVHLPTHSSGTAPAVRRTIGDTDLRVHPLALGCSVFGWTTDGDTAMAILDRHFELGGNFLDTADSYAAGRSEVLIGSWMRTRGVRDDIVISTKIGRNRDNPGLSPRSIVGAVHASLERLGTDRIDLLHFHYDDLDVPLEESLAAMETLIRAGTVRYIAASNFTAERLMEARVLAANGLPRFAAVETPYNLMNRVSFESSLALVTRAQGLAVMPYFALAHGFLTGKYHSKADLTDTIRAGRASAYLNRTGLKVLGTVERIAEDHGVAPSSIALAWLLARDGVAAPVASASHPDQVGALVAAGSVRLGRADMVDLDRVSA